The nucleotide sequence aacaacacacatgcatgcatatatatacacacacaataacacacacacaatagcacATAATAAACAATGACACACaagcatacatatacacacaacacacacacgtgcatatacacacacaacacacacatgcatatgctcacacaataaacaataacacacatgcaaacatacacacatgcatttacacacaacacatgcatatacacacacacacacacacacacacacacagacacacgcacgcacacacgcagacacacacaggcacacacgcGCATgaacacgcacatgcacacacacacacacacacacacacacacaaacaaacaaacaagcatgcatacagtacacacacacacaaataataaacaacacacacacatgcatatatacacacacaatagcaCATAATAAACAAtgacacacacgcatacacacaacacacacacatgcatatacaaacacaataaacaataacacaaaagcctacatacacacatgcatattcacacacacacacacacacacacacacacacacacacacacacacacacacacacacacacaataaaacaatAGCACACtcatacatgcatatacacacacacacacacacacaataacacacgcatacatacacacatgcacagaatACAGTtaataaacaacacacacacatatgcatttacacacacaacaacacagataatgaacaataacacacacacacatgcatacacacacacacatacacacacacaataatacccacattgcatatacacacacaataacacacataataaacaataacacgcactcacacacacaataagacacacacacacaaacaataacacacacacacgcatgcatgcatatacacacatctGCGTGTCGGTGTCTACGCTGAAGAACCCGGGCGGCACCTCACAGCTGTGCAGCTCCAGAGTGTGCAGCGACGGTGGCAGCACCCGACAACTCTGTAACGCACGCAGGTCTGCATGCAGCAGGGAGAGTGTGTGCAGACGAGGACACCGGCAGCGCAGAGCCTGCAGCCATGAGTGTGTGAGGAACGAGCCGCCGCGCGCAGACAACAGCAGACCGCGCACACGCAGATACCGCAGACCCACACCCAGATACTGACGCAGCAGCAGCCACAGCAGACGAGAcgacacctgcacacacacacacacacacacacacacacacacacacacacacacacacacacacacacactgttcacaagaataaatatacacaaataatatAACACCaacatacatgcacatacacacacacacatatatatataggcaaacagaattacacacatacatacacacactcagtggccactttattaggtacacctcactagtaccatgttggacccattttgccttcagaactgaccTAACCCTTCATGATTCAttaagctactggaaatattcctcagagattttgctccatattgtcatgatagcatcacacagttgctgcagatttgtcggctgcacatccatgatgccaatgcagtgagctgctgccatgtgattggctgattagacatctGAGTTAAGCAGTTGGActggtatacctaataaagtggccggtgagtgtataagcacacacatacacaaacatgcatatacacacacccaATAATAAGTAAACctcttacacacacatgcatgcatgaatTAATATACATGAACAttaacacacagagacacacacaataacacagacaaacttcacacacacagacacacatatccATGCATATGTATTCATGAAGAAATGAGCCAGATTAATATCTGATCAAAGATGCCACAAAATAATAAGAAACTGCAACGTTTTATCCCCAATTCACAAGTGTCCGAGTAAAATAATGGACATCTGAGATTACAGATGAACAACTGGAGCAGCTGGACCAGATTAACAtgataaaaacattacaaatgttaaaaacattaaaaatggtcATTAAACACACATTTGCCCTGTGAATGAGAGGATCTGTGTGCAGCAGAACTCACTCTCTTCAATGAGGACAGATCCACACAACGCCACAGTCTCTGATCCTTCACCAGCTGCTGCCAGCGCCGACacaccctacacacacacacacacacacacacacacacacacacacacagattattaACATACAGATGCACATTTAAATtcacttttaacacacacacacacacacacacacagtcactatCATTAATACAGAGTGACATATATACCCACACAtagatttatattaattaataacacTGTAATAATCACTattaacgcgcgcacacacacacacacacacacacacacacacacacacacacattcatcattCACCAGTCATTTTCACGCACACAGACATACACTgttatcatacacacacacacatatgtgtaaataataaatatatgaatgtgtGCACCTGTTAAtattgagtatatatatatatatatatatatatatatatatatatatatatatatatatatataYacatatatatatatatatatatatatatatatatatatatatatatatatatacatatataaaataaatatttctctgTCTTGTTGACTGTGtaaacaattttaaattaaatatattgttcagaacattactaaataatattaaaaacacaagGTTTGATTGATCTCTCTCATTCTGTAATTATGCACATGTTCATCAGTCCTGTAAGagactcctctctctctctcctgtttgtttgtgtttaggtTTCCGACTTCCGGTTGTGTTTGTGAATCCGAGTTTTAACTAAACAGTTCAAAACCAGAGAGAGTTCGCGCGCACTTCCACTCATAAACACGCGCGCACACAGCGACAGTTCTGCTGAACTCTGACGGTCAGCTGCTTCGTGACGGTCATACCTGGAGTTCCGCACGAGCGCCTGCACACTTAAATAGGATAAAATATCGATTAAAATGTTTTCGGGGAAATATTCCAGAGAGTCGCTCCTCACCGCTGCCATCTCAACACGGAACCTCCGGTGGCGCCGCGACACACGCACGGacaacttcttcttcttcttcttcttgtgtgttttatggcggttggcaaccagcttttggtgcattaccgccaccatCTGGATTGGAGTGTGGATCCGGAGTTAACTAACCATGTTTTATAGTTAAACAAAGCCcaaccataaaaaaataaaaaataaaaaaataaataaaatattacaaataaaattttttattattttcctatacatataaataaattactaaatgtcCCAAACTTTGATATTTCTTTCTCTATAATACCTCTATATGATATAGATAACTATTCATCTAAATACTAAATTCTATTAATCAACCCTGTTTCTTTCAAATAGTTATAAACATATCTAAAACATACATCACCCGTGCTCAACTTTAGTATGTTCTTTATGTTAGGTTCCACTTGTTTTTCCTGTAACTGTGTGAATAATATATTTCTTTCTGTCTGATATATTGGGCAGTGCATTAATACATGTTCTACAGTTTCCTGGTTGTTACATTCACACATCCCATCTGCATGTTTGTTGATCATATGTAGTGTGCTATTGAGTGATGTGTGATTAAATCTCATTCTTGAGAACTTGTCTTCTTCCTTTTTGTTTTTCCTTGTTTCCCTACCTTTCCCAACTATGTTCTGTATGGTGTAATATTGACGTCCTGTACTCCCATTATTCCATATATGTTGCCATTTTcctaatattttggttttaactATACTTTTGATTTCTGACTTGCTGTATTTGATGTCCATGTCTATCATAGTTTGCTGTGCTGCTTGTTTAGCCAACTTGTCTGCCATCTCATTTCCACTAACCCCTATGTGCGCTGGTACCCACAATAATGAAATGATAACTCCTGATTTAATGATATTATTTCCCAACTGTACTATTTCATATATTATGTCCTGCCGTGATTCTGATACTACATTTTTAATACTTATGAGTGCTGAACTTGAATCAGACGCAATGACTGCTTTAATTGGTTTATTGTCCTCTACCCACTTTAGAGCCAACCATATCGCTACCAATTCTGCTGTATAAACTGCTAAAttgttattaattctttttgtAACTTCAATTTTTAACTTTGGAATACTGAATGACACTCCTACCCTTTGTCCAATTCTTGATGCATCTGTGTATATTTCAGTTGTTTCACTGTATTTTTCTCTTATATAATTTTCCACTTGTTTGCTGTCAATctcattttcttgtttttctttcattatttcaaaATCAACTTCCAAGTCATCAAGCAGCCATGTGGGAACTACTGGAAATACTATAGTGGGCGAAATTTTTATTGTATCTATTTccatatcatttattttttgttgtattgtcCATCCATACCCTTTAATGCCCCGTTTCTCTCGTTCTTGGCATTGCATCAGAACTGTCTGTGCTATGTGATTTTCATTATGGCCTTTCAAGTTCGCCCAGTATACTACCTCCAGCTGATCTCTCCTAAGGTGTAGAGGCATCTCTCCCATTTCAACCTGTAATGCTGCTACCGGTGTGGTTTTCATGGCTCCACAGCATACTCTTAATGCTTGATTTTGGATTACATCTAGCTGTTTTAATGTTGTATTAGCAGCTGATCCATACACCATACATCCATAATCGATCACTGATCTTATCAACCCtgtataaattgtttttaatgcCACTCTACTAGCACCCCAGTCTACACCACATAGGCACCTCATTACATTTAACACTCTTTTACATTTATCCACCATTTTACTAATATGTGTGTTCCATGTAAGTCTCCTATCAAACCACAATCCCAGATATTTAAAAGATTCAACATTCTCCAAATCTTTACCTCccaatttcaattttaaatcctctcttattttctttttggtaAATAACATGGCTTTAGTTTTTTCTTGAGATATTCTAAATCCCCACTTAACTGTCCATTCCTGCACTGTATTTAATATCTGTTGCATTTTCTTCATTATAAATGTTATGTTTCTCCCTCTTTTCCAAATCGCACCATCATCAGCAAATAATGCAACTCCTGTATTATTTTCTATCTCCTTAAAGATCCCATCAAacattatagaaaacaaaaaagggctaataatgcTCCCTTGTGGTGTGCCATTTTCAACTCTGTAACATTCACTAAATGTACCATTTATTTTAACTGTTATGGATCTTTCTGATAAAAATTCTTTAACCCATCTCAATATGCGTCCTTTAACTCCTATTTGGTTAAGTTTAATTAACACTCCATCTCTCCACAACATGTCATATGCTTTCTCTATGTCTAAAAACACCGCTATTACTGATTCCCTGTTAACCTGTGCTTTTTTAATATCATCTTCAAGCCTCAAGATTGGATCCATTGTCCCTCTACCTTTCCTAAATCCACTTTGATAATTTCCTATCTTTCTTTTAGTTTCAACCCAGTACACTAATCTGTCATTAATCATTCTTTCCATCGTTTTTCCAATATGCGATGTTAGGGCTATTGGTCTATAACTGGTTGGCTGTTTGGGATCTTTCCCAGGCTTTTTAATGGGAATGATAACTGCTTTTTTCCATTCTTTTGGAATAACTCCTACCTCCCATATCTTGTTATACAACTTCAACAGCACCTCCTTTCCTTTATCAGTTAGGTTTTCTAACATAGTATAACAAATTCCATCTCTCCCTGGAGCCGTTTTCCCTAATTTCTTTAATGCCCTACTCAGCTCAGTCCCTGAGAAATTTATATTTAGTACCTGATCCCCGTCATCTTTCCCTAAATCAAACTGATATCTTTCATAAGTCTCCACCCTCCCTCTTTTTTCCTCTTGGCTTAAATTGTCTGTGCTGTGTACTTTAATTAATGTTCTTGCTATAATTTCTGCTTtctctttattattaataataaccctCTGCCCATCCATCAGCATTGGATATCCATATTCTTTTccatttcctttcatttttttgaTCATTCCCCATACTCTCTCTACTGGCGTTGTTCTACCAATTGACTCACAAAATTGTCTCCAATattctttttttgattttttaaccGTTTTCCTAACTATTGCCTGTGCTTGTTTGTATTTCATGAGATTTTGAAAGTTGTGTgtcgttttcatttttttaaaagctttgtTTCTCTCCTTTATAGCTTTTCTACACTCCTTTGTCCACCATGgaacaattttattaattattttaggttTTGATTTAGGTATTGCCATTTTTGCTGCCTCAATTATTCCCCCACTAATTCTTTTACACATATTTTCAACATCTAAGTTATCCTCAATCTTTTGCAACAAATCTTCACTGATTTCCCTAAATTTATCCCAATCTGCTCTTTCTAAAATCCATTTCTCCTCTCTCACTTCAATTTCTTTTGCGCATTCTATTCCTACTTGAGTTTTGATTGGGTAATGGTCACTTCCAACTGTGTTACCTCTTAATACCTCCCATTCACACCTATCTGCAATATCTTTTGTAACTATTGTAATATCTATTGCTGATTCTGTGCCTCTTGCTGTATTCAATCTAGTTCCTGTCCCGTCATTAATGCACACTAGCTCTTCTTCTTCAATAAATTCTTCAATTACTCTCCCATTATTATCATTTCTGTTACCCCATAATGTACTGTGTGCATTAAAATCTCCACACCAGATAGTTTTTCCATTAATACCCTCCCATATCTCTTCTAACTGTTCCCTCTCTAACAATCTACATGGgttataaaaatttattattttaatattacctTCACTTGACCATACCTCCACAATAACATATTCTAGTTCATTCCCTCTCTTTACTTCTCTATATTGGATacctttttttataaatgtaataattccCCCACCTTTACCTATTTTCCTATCCATTCTTACTGCATTATAGCCTTTAATATTAAATTCTAGTCTTGATATTAACCATGATTCTTGTACACACACTATATCAGGTTTTTCATTTAAATCATCTATATATTTCTTAAATTCCTGACCATTAGATATTAAACTCCTCGCATTCCACTGCAGTATAAATATTACCATTATGCAACTCCACCCCATGCTTGTGACTGTTGTTGCTGAACTTCTTCATTTAACGTGTTTCTCACTGATTCCCAAGGGATTCCTTTAATACCCATGTATTTTTCCGCGGctttaactattattttaatcctttcCGTCCGACTTGTTGTCTGTGCTGAGCAATTTATCACCTCTGCCATAAAGAGAACAAATTCATTTTTATCCACAATCAGTGTTTCTTCctttattttatcacattttttacACTTAATCATGTCTTTCCTTTCTTCTCTCATTGTCGGCATCTGACCCATCTGTTCCCTTGTAGGCCTAACTTTCTTTGTTGCTTCTGCATAAGATATACCTTGAGTGACTTTTATTCTCTGTATCTCTTGCATTCTTTTATTTACCTCACACCCTCTGTATGCTGAACTATGTTCTCCACCACAGTTGCAACATTTGAGTTTTGCTTCCTTATCACATTGTCCATACTCATGTTCTCCACTACATTTGCTACATCTCATTTTCCCTTTACAGATCGCTGCAATATGACCATATTTTTGGCATTTGTAACACCTAACAGGCGGTGGTATGTACATTTTCACTTCATAGCTCATGTATCCTATGAagactttgtcaggtagtttTGTTTCATCAAATGTCAGCATTATTGAAAGACTGTCACATATGGCTCCGTTCCATCTTGTTTTTAAGCGTTTAGCTTCTTTTATTTTAGCATTCGTTATTCCTTCAATCACGTTGTTTAATGACTCACTTACCGGTATGCCTGTGATTACTCCTCTTATAAGTTTTCTGTCATAGACCTCAGAGCATTTCActtttttaccatttattttatttactttgattGCTTTCTTTTGTTGAGCCTCATCTTTACATGACACCAATAAGCATCCATTCCTTAATTTTTTAGCACATCTTACCTCCCCAATCTCCTTATACAGAGCTTTCGTTAGTTGTATAGGACTCCAATCCTCAAATGTCGCCCCTTCCTGTACTAGTCTAACAAACACATTATACTCTTCATTTCCTTCCTTTACTTTGGATCTCATTTCTTCGTCACTATctagtttgttttttctttttttccgctTTTTACCTCTACAGTTTGTCCACGGTTCGCAACTCTCGCTACCCTCCATCTCCTCTACTTCATTTCCTGATCCGTCATTTCCGTCTCCCCACTCCTGACCATTCTCAATCCAGTCGTTGCCAACCGCCTGCACTGCTCCTCCTCCACTTGATGCCGCCATTCCTCCTCTCAGTTCCACACGCACGGACAACAACACcgtacatacaaaataaaagacacGAACTGTCTCTCAATGTTCCAGCAAAACGGGTTCTTTATAAACCAAATACTAAAAACAATTATCTATAAAAACAATGCAATTTATTAGAGCGATAATTTTGACTAAATGCACTACTTTAGGAATTTACATTTAGACTATCTTTGATGTGAATTGACTTttcatataaaacataaaacacaaagtCCAAGGACTGACCTGCAGCTCAAACATAAGGATATTTCAATTCTTTAAGAGGACTTTTTATAAATTTACTTATGGTTTATggaaatttctttatttttaaatgtaaatgggtagtaaaaaatagttttacttcctttaagaaatattaaagcataaaaaataataattaaataattttatttaattaaacgaattacatttttataaatgaattatcatttattcattcgttttctttttggcttagtgccttttaCCCGCCATAAacgaattaaattaaacaaattataggctgtgcagattgtttatgttttaagtGCTTTCTTGTTAGGTGAATCTGGGATTGTTATCAAATAATTTACATTTCTTGCATAAATACTACAAAAACGACGCGTTTGCAaattgaaaatgtgcatttatgaatatagaacgtgcataaaaacattaaatttttcATAAAGCAAGCATTATAATTCGCATAAAAATAAATGGTATTCAATGGAAAATTATGtgattttattcctttatttttaatcataaaGGGACGGCGtgttagaagggatacagctgcggccggaAAGTACGgggaattatttattaaattaccattAGTTGTGTtgtattaacgtctacaccaatACGCCTACCCCGACCCTAAACCcagccctcacagtaatgtaaaaaacagtaattattcaaaatattattcatattacttATTAAAGTACTCATTAGTTGTAATTTAATAACGTCTACTCTTCTCCAACCCCAATCCCAACCTTCAcagtaatgttaaaatattaattattcttgcacagtttaaaaaaaacgCTTTATTGATGTGATGcgagtatccgcagctgtatcccattTACCGATTGTTTTGATGCTCACCGGAAGGGCTTCTGTTCCGCGCATGCGCAGTGTGGAGGGCAGCGCTAGCGGAGCGGAGGATCATCAGCGCGAGGAGTTTCCTCAGCTTTAATTGTTCGGTCTGTAATTAATTAGTGTGTTTATAAACCTGCGCCATGGCCGGAATTAAAGGTAAACACCTCTCAGTGTGCgcgtgtgttctgtgtgtgtgtttgtatagtgTTCAAGCGATAGCTGTTTGAGGTTTATTAGCGGCCGCAGATCTACAGCCTCcatccacacacagacacacacacacacacacacaaacacacacacacacacactctctctctctctctctctctctctctctctttctgtacATTTGAGTAACTTATATTGTGTTTTTAGTAGAGATTAACATCCTTTCATAAAACAGACtgtctgttgtgtttgtgtgtggatgtacACGTCTGAGTatatttacgtgtgtgtgtgtgtgtgtgtgtgtgtgtgtgtctatacacattattatattaactagtatatgaagagttcagatgcaaaaacctctaagtgctgtctgaaatttccatcgaaaatgaacatttttttctcagcctcctttgtttatgttgagatatttcaaaaaatatgtaaaggaaaaggacttattctttgccataaaagtgacaatactgaacacacacacacacacaggagcctgataaaaatgctcattttagaggagtTTTTGcgtctaaactcttcatattaacctgttaattaggcaagtcatcgaAACATAATTATTTAGTTCGTTACAGGTCTAATAATATTGCCCACAGCAGTTTTCAGAAATAAGGCTACAGAAGAAAAACTAAACAGAAGCACTGAGAATACAATTCTGCTCTAAACATCATGAAACATGCAGGGCTAATAGTGTTGTCTTcaactatacacacacatacacatctatattcattaacacacacacacaaaggattGTGATGTCATCTGACCTCTCACGAGGCatgagtagtgtgtgtgtgagagagagagacacgggGGCTACTCGTGCTCTTAGGGTTCACAGTTTATTGTCTTATTCCACAATCACAATTATTTATTCAACTGATTATCTTAGCTCATATGAagtaacatttataaaatataatattaaaaaatacaaatattaactaaaatatttccatattttatattttcacagTGCGACAGCACCGAGCCTTACATTAGACTTTTGCTAATTATTCAAtcgttttcttttctgcttagtccctgaatcaggggttgccacagtggaatgtaccaccaactattccagcatatgttttatgcagtggaggcacttccagctgcaaactaTCTCTGGGAAATTTTGATAATTAGTGACTAACAATTTTATGTATAATTAAAGCGGTCATGATTGTGCAAACGTTTAGGATGTAAATAATCATAAAAGATGAAGAAAATAATAATGGGGTGACAcaggggtggctcagtggtgttgcactgtggcctcacagcaagaaggtcgctgttttgagtctcggctgggtcagttggtgtttctgtgtggagtttgcatgttctccccgtgttgacgtgggtttcctccacactgtcatgcgctataggggaactgatcaactaaactggatGAAGTCTAATGTAAGTTTCAGCAAAATGCACACACTGCAGGCTGTGCAGGGTTGCCATGTCCAGTTATTCTAAGCGTCTGTGGGCTTTTATTAGAGTTAATAAACTGGTCTGGATAACTGAATATCAGTAGTATTTTCAATATTAAGTATTGAATTTGTTTCCAGTGTGTAATGCACCTgttcttgtttgttgtttgttccaCCAAGATCTGGCAACCCGAGCGAGTCACTGTCCGTATCTGTTCCTCCTCTTTCTCGCCCAGTGATGATTTAATGTTTGTTAAATCATCGCTGAACTCGCGCTGTGAATGTCAGCCATGCGGAGTCTctttaatctgtgtgtgtgtgtgtgtgtgtgtgtgtgtgtgtgtttcagctctgATCAGCCTGTCGTTTGGAGGAGCCATCGGCCTGATGTTCCTCATGCTGGGCTGTGCTTTACCTGTCTACAAGTGAGTCTGAAGGTttacattagtgtgtgtgtgcgctgttaacactggtttgtttgtgtgtggtgaTTGTTATTAACACGGGTGTGTGTGGAGCATTATCTCTGATGTTTGTGTGTGGGGTGGCAGTTTGTTTGTAACAccggtgtgtgttgtgttgtgttaacactaatgtgtgtgtggagTCGTTAACActggtgtttgtgttgtgtatactggagtttgtttgtttgtttggttggggGGGGGTTGGACTGTTTTaacgctggtgtgtgtgtgtgcgtgtgcgtgcgtgtgtgtgtgtgtttctgcatgtgTGTGGTATTTGATTGTATTAACGTGTTCTTTGTTAAtcatactttgtgtgtgtgtgtgtgtgtgtgtgtgtgtgtgtgtgtgtgtgtgtgtgtgtgtgtgtgtgtgtgtgtgtgtgtgtgtgtttgtgtgtgtgtgtgtgtgtttgtgtgtgtgtgtgtgtgtgtgtgtgtgtgtgtgtgtgtgtgtgtgtgtgtgtgtgtgtgtgtgtgtgtgtgtgtagtgcgtACTGGCCGTTGTTCCTGCTCTTCTTCTACATCCTCTGTCCGCTCCCTCACTGCATCTCTCGGCGTGTGGTGGAGGACTCCGACTCGGCCAGTAATGCCTGTAAGGAGCTGGCGGTGTTCCTGACCACAGGCATCGTGGTGTCGGCGTTCGGCCTGCCCATCATCTTCGCCCGCGCTGCCGTGgtaaatattacacacacacaaacacacacacaaacacacactgtgaaAACATAATGTTGGAATCATA is from Danio rerio strain Tuebingen ecotype United States chromosome 14, GRCz12tu, whole genome shotgun sequence and encodes:
- the LOC141377645 gene encoding F-box/LRR-repeat protein 12-like isoform X1; the protein is MAASSGGGAVQAVGNDWIENGQEWGDGNDGSGNEVEEMEGSESCEPWTNCRGKKRKKRKNKLDSDEEMRSKVKEGNEEYNVFVRLVQEGATFEDWSPIQLTKALYKEIGEMVAVMHQKLVANRHKTHKKKKKKKLSVRVSRRHRRFRVEMAAVRSDSLEYFPENILIDILSYLSVQALVRNSRVCRRWQQLVKDQRLWRCVDLSSLKRVSSRLLWLLLRQYLGVGLRYLRVRGLLLSARGGSFLTHSWLQALRCRCPRLHTLSLLHADLRALQSCRVLPPSLHTLELHSCEVPPGFFSVDTDTQITQISIQTLVLDSVPSFSDQHLRSVCVWPQLRRLELRDLLRVTVAGLKSCVPPDTHTRQMSCAPSGTHTLRALTHLELQTGARAQMLALGLAEGWPGLQRLSLGGTEVSLGLLALGRLRELQWLRLHSCRLAHNMLLRSFRCVQQLRVLEFSEVEFVEDEIDTQQTSEAEPEAALRRTLHTLLPSCTVHFTHCTHTVSTD
- the LOC141377645 gene encoding uncharacterized protein isoform X2, giving the protein MAASSGGGAVQAVGNDWIENGQEWGDGNDGSGNEVEEMEGSESCEPWTNCRGKKRKKRKNKLDSDEEMRSKVKEGNEEYNVFVRLVQEGATFEDWSPIQLTKALYKEIGEMVAVMHQKLVANRHKTHKKKKKKKLSVRVSRRHRRFRVEMAAVRSDSLEYFPENILIDILSYLSVQALVRNSRVCRRWQQLVKDQRLWRCVDLSSLKRHTDQHPDSGSGQRAVVLGPAPAQCVCVAAAEASGAAGSAARDGGGSEELRSPRHTHTADELRSLRHTHPASAHTPGAADGRACADAGAGAGGGLAGAAEAQSGRDGGQSGSAGAGTAAGAAVAAAALMQTRTQHAAQELQVCAAAASAGVQ
- the zgc:92045 gene encoding leptin receptor overlapping transcript-like 1, whose translation is MAGIKALISLSFGGAIGLMFLMLGCALPVYNAYWPLFLLFFYILCPLPHCISRRVVEDSDSASNACKELAVFLTTGIVVSAFGLPIIFARAAVIAWGACALVLTGNIVIFATILGFFLVFGSNDDFSWQQW